A region from the Thermodesulfobacteriota bacterium genome encodes:
- a CDS encoding TRAP transporter substrate-binding protein, translating to MGRLANGALVALGLLGLAGAAWASPVTFQFATFIPPNEPGTEVGLWIEKELNETSGGRVKAQYFHSGQMGDAIEIAKKASMGTLQAAFSPSTNTPDLDPKYGIATLAYLMNSYEKWEAFRQEDALRDELFLSPRSKGLRCLDFCYFGLYGLATTKPVNTLTDLRAMKMRTTQNRYPLAFWKAFGVNPVTMAWGDVIPALRQGVIDGTDQTRNVVRLRLADVTKNFTATDHMVGLFFFMVNERWWNGLDPEIRELIAGVVERNFAKARQQSMELTQTAVPELEKQGVTIIRLPADEMERFKATQRDVWNQFEGEIGKDFLAKVKAFSEKH from the coding sequence ATGGGCAGACTGGCTAACGGTGCACTCGTGGCGCTGGGGCTCCTGGGACTGGCGGGAGCGGCCTGGGCCTCCCCCGTCACGTTCCAGTTCGCCACCTTCATCCCGCCCAACGAGCCGGGTACCGAGGTGGGCCTCTGGATCGAGAAGGAGCTCAACGAGACGTCCGGGGGTAGGGTGAAAGCCCAGTACTTCCACAGCGGACAGATGGGTGACGCGATCGAGATCGCGAAGAAGGCCAGCATGGGCACCCTCCAGGCCGCCTTCTCCCCCAGCACCAACACCCCCGACCTCGACCCGAAGTACGGCATCGCCACCCTGGCCTACCTGATGAACTCCTACGAGAAGTGGGAGGCCTTCCGCCAGGAAGATGCTCTGCGCGACGAGCTCTTCCTCTCCCCGCGGAGCAAGGGGCTGCGGTGCCTCGACTTCTGCTACTTCGGCCTCTACGGGCTGGCCACCACCAAGCCGGTCAACACGCTCACCGACCTGCGGGCCATGAAGATGCGCACCACCCAGAACCGCTACCCCCTGGCCTTCTGGAAGGCGTTTGGCGTGAATCCGGTGACCATGGCCTGGGGCGACGTGATCCCCGCCCTGCGGCAGGGGGTCATCGACGGCACCGACCAGACCCGAAACGTCGTGCGCCTGCGCCTGGCGGACGTGACCAAGAACTTCACCGCCACCGACCACATGGTGGGGCTCTTCTTCTTCATGGTGAACGAGCGCTGGTGGAACGGGCTCGACCCGGAGATCCGCGAGCTCATCGCCGGCGTAGTGGAGCGCAACTTCGCCAAGGCACGGCAGCAGAGCATGGAGCTGACCCAGACGGCCGTCCCCGAGCTCGAGAAGCAGGGGGTGACGATCATTCGCCTTCCCGCCGACGAGATGGAACGGTTCAAGGCTACCCAGCGCGACGTCTGGAACCAGTTCGAGGGGGAGATCGGGAAGGATTTCCTGGCCAAGGTGAAGGCCTTCTCCGAGAAGCACTGA